GGTTGTTTGAGAATAAAATTACATTAGAAACAAACTGGTTGGAGGAATTAAAAAAAGAGGCGCTTTGGTAATTATTGTTCTGAATAATAAGCCAACCGCAGATCGTCTCTAAAAAAATAAAAAAGAAAAATGCCCTGAATCTGAATAAGAATAAAAACAGTCGCTGCATTAGTAAATAATTGACAGTTGGCAGTTGATCCCGAGTACTCGGGATCAATTGCCAACTACCAACTGCCTACTGCCTACTGCCTACTGATTTCAGGTCATCAACACAGCTTTATAACCCTTGAGATTTTTCAATGTCATTCCTGTGCCACGAACTACCGCTCTGAGAGGGTCTTCAGCTATATGAATTGGTAGTTTTGTTTTTAATGACAATCGTTTATCCAGGCCTCTTAAGAGTGCTCCACCACCTGTCAGGTAAATACCATTGTCATATATGTCGGCAGATAGTTCAGGTGGCGCCATTTCTAATGCTTTAAAAAGCGCTTCTTCAACTTTTGATAATGATTTTTCTAAGGCAAAGGCAATTTCTGAAGAAGATAACTTGATCACCTTTGGAATGCCCGTCATCAAATCCCTACCTCTTATCTCATAATCATCAGGGGGATTTTCCATGTCAGAAAAGGCTGAACCGGCTTCTATTTTGATCTTCTCAGCAGACCGTTCTCCTATCAGCATATTATGCTGTCTGCGCATATAGTCAAGGATATCTTTGTTGAATGCATCTCCGGCTACCCTGATAGATTGCTTACATACAATACCTGATAATGCAATTACAGCGATTTCAGTGGTACCGCCTCCAATGTCTATCACCATTGCCCCAACAGGTTGTTCTATATCAATACCAATACCAATTGCA
Above is a window of Cytophagales bacterium DNA encoding:
- a CDS encoding rod shape-determining protein; the encoded protein is MGFLDFFTSDIAIDLGTANTLIIEKDKIVVDEPSIIAIEQTTGKVLCIGREAMQMHEKTHEDIKTIKPLKDGVIADFYAAEQMIRGMIKMIDRGNRIFSPSHRMVICIPSGITEVEKRAVRDSAEHAGAKEVYMIYEPMAAAIGIGIDIEQPVGAMVIDIGGGTTEIAVIALSGIVCKQSIRVAGDAFNKDILDYMRRQHNMLIGERSAEKIKIEAGSAFSDMENPPDDYEIRGRDLMTGIPKVIKLSSSEIAFALEKSLSKVEEALFKALEMAPPELSADIYDNGIYLTGGGALLRGLDKRLSLKTKLPIHIAEDPLRAVVRGTGMTLKNLKGYKAVLMT